One Cucumis sativus cultivar 9930 chromosome 1, Cucumber_9930_V3, whole genome shotgun sequence DNA segment encodes these proteins:
- the LOC116403768 gene encoding copper transporter 1-like, with product MDAATEAHNHHMHGMTPPPDSSTASPEMMHHKMMMHMTFFWGTNAEILFHRWPGERSGMYALALIFIFVLAFLVEWLTHCRLIKEDSSRAAAGLIRTLMHTVRVGLAYLVMLAVMSFNVGVLLVAIGGHCLGFFLFGSKFFKRSEAVSAYVKL from the exons ATGGACGCTGCCACCGAAGCTCACAACCATCATATGCACGGCATGACACCGCCACCGGACTCCTCCACCGCATCGCCGGAAATGATGCACCACAAGATGATGATGCACATGACCTTCTTTTGGGGAACCAACGCCGAGATTCTGTTCCATCGCTGGCCTGGCGAGCGCTCCGGCATGTACGCCTTAGCCTTAATCTTCATCTTCGTGCTTGCTTTTCTCGTCGAATGGCTTACACATTGCCGATTGATTAAGGAAGATTCGAGCCGGGCAGCGGCAGGATTGATCCGGACTCTGATGCATACGGTTAGGGTTGGATTAGCGTATTTAGTGATGCTTGCGGTGATGTCGTTCAATGTTGGAGTGCTTTTGGTAGCAATCGGTGGACATTGCTTGggatttttcttgtttgggAGTAAATTTTTCAAGAGATCGGAAGCGGTTTCTG CTTATGTCAAGTTGTAA
- the LOC101214498 gene encoding LOW QUALITY PROTEIN: copper transporter 6 (The sequence of the model RefSeq protein was modified relative to this genomic sequence to represent the inferred CDS: deleted 1 base in 1 codon): protein MEQKTTAILTLCFVIFLSVSSKSDATNVLLPTHDGMHMDPPPPPIAPTSRGSGDDMHTHDMMSSAMHMTFFWGKNTQVLFSGWLAGSVGMYAVALVFVFLLAVAVEWLSCWRMMTEVGPRNVAAGIVQTAVHGIRMGIAYLVMLALMSFNGGVFIVAVAGHMVGFLVFGSRVVKKEKSSAYDQGTVDLPSRVC from the exons ATGGAACAAAAAACAACAGCAATCTTAActctttgttttgtaatttttctttctgtttcttcCAAATCCGACGCTACCAATGTTTTACTTCCCACCCACGACGGCATGCACATGGACCCCCCGCCGCCGCCGATAGCTCCGACGAGCAGAGGGTCCGGCGATGACATGCACACTCACGATATGATGTCATCGGCCATGCACATGACTTTCTTCTGGGGGAAAAACACACAAGTTTTGTTTTCCGGCTGGCTGGCCGGATCGGTC GGCATGTATGCAGTGGCGCTGGTGTTCGTCTTTTTGCTGGCGGTGGCGGTCGAGTGGCTGTCGTGTTGGCGGATGATGACGGAGGTAGGGCCGAGAAATGTGGCGGCCGGAATCGTGCAGACGGCGGTACATGGGATAAGAATGGGGATTGCGTATTTGGTGATGCTTGCTTTGATGTCGTTCAACGGTGGTGTTTTTATCGTGGCCGTCGCCGGACATATGGTtgggtttttggtttttggaaGCAGAGTTGTGAAGAAGGAGAAATCATCGGCGTACGATCAGGGAACTGTCGATCTTCCATCTAGGGTTTGCTGA